The following proteins are encoded in a genomic region of Sulfurovum indicum:
- a CDS encoding WD40 repeat domain-containing protein produces MKYLLITLLATLLIHSRELTPIATLKASGIVSDIVEDKGYLYVATDSGVVDVIDLTTQKITKQIHFDPIVRSDDLITQTRIHSIDRFGGKTLMVTSAANAYRHVWVEQNGTLTKVIDAKKHKMPKCAFFDKEGKIVLGTFGSDIMRYDTAESFSLYERHISESTMGGMALNKKREKMAISDESGRVQLIEINSSKVVQEFDSQHVDNIYRVAYRGNIIITAGQDRRVGVYIGKERAYHIKSDFLVYSVALSPSGEKALYSSGTEHHLQLFNPATGMKGDKLVGHQATPNKILFITEKAIISAGDEETVYFWMLP; encoded by the coding sequence TTGAAATATCTTCTGATCACTCTTCTTGCAACGCTACTCATTCATTCCCGGGAACTCACACCCATAGCAACTCTCAAAGCATCAGGAATTGTCAGTGACATCGTTGAAGACAAGGGGTACCTTTATGTTGCAACTGACAGCGGTGTGGTCGATGTTATCGATCTTACCACACAAAAGATCACAAAACAGATACACTTTGACCCTATAGTAAGAAGTGATGATCTCATTACCCAGACACGTATCCACTCCATTGACCGCTTTGGAGGCAAGACACTCATGGTCACGAGTGCAGCCAATGCATACAGACATGTCTGGGTGGAACAGAACGGTACACTTACCAAAGTGATTGATGCAAAGAAGCATAAAATGCCCAAATGCGCTTTTTTTGACAAAGAGGGAAAGATCGTTCTGGGTACTTTCGGATCAGATATCATGCGTTATGACACGGCAGAGAGTTTCAGTCTCTATGAAAGACATATCTCAGAGAGTACCATGGGAGGAATGGCTCTGAACAAGAAAAGAGAAAAGATGGCTATTTCCGATGAGAGCGGCAGAGTACAACTTATTGAGATCAACTCCTCCAAAGTAGTGCAGGAGTTTGATTCACAGCATGTGGACAATATCTACCGTGTCGCTTATAGAGGCAATATCATCATTACTGCCGGCCAGGACCGGCGTGTAGGAGTATACATCGGCAAAGAGAGAGCCTACCACATCAAAAGTGATTTTCTTGTCTACTCCGTTGCTCTCAGTCCATCCGGCGAAAAAGCACTCTACTCCAGCGGAACAGAACATCATCTGCAGCTTTTCAATCCTGCAACAGGTATGAAAGGAGACAAACTCGTAGGACATCAGGCAACACCCAACAAGATCCTCTTTATTACTGAAAAGGCAATTATCTCCGCAGGGGATGAGGAGACCGTCTATTTCTGGATGCTGCCATAA
- a CDS encoding c-type cytochrome — protein sequence MKHIIPYMAVLTVLLYGLYNAFSHRPDKKEPKQTSGIYKEDTLKYKLPHIKEELQRITTTAYTREYITDVINHGSSILHFKPEEIMEKGFASPQDAPGIACYVLSLAGEKCDTPYPKNAAMFYTSNCAGCHGEDGKGIDGAYPDLTRRPMLGIEKRKESLERLLKNP from the coding sequence ATGAAACATATTATTCCCTATATGGCTGTTCTTACTGTTCTTCTGTACGGACTTTACAATGCATTTTCTCATCGACCTGATAAAAAAGAACCCAAACAGACTTCAGGAATATACAAAGAAGATACACTCAAGTACAAACTTCCGCATATCAAGGAAGAACTGCAGCGTATCACAACCACAGCGTATACAAGAGAGTATATTACTGATGTGATAAATCACGGCTCCAGCATACTTCATTTCAAACCTGAAGAGATCATGGAAAAGGGGTTTGCTTCACCACAGGATGCACCCGGGATCGCCTGTTATGTACTCTCTTTGGCAGGCGAAAAATGTGATACTCCCTATCCTAAAAATGCTGCCATGTTCTATACAAGCAACTGTGCAGGATGCCATGGAGAAGACGGAAAAGGTATTGATGGGGCCTACCCGGATCTCACCCGAAGGCCTATGCTTGGCATAGAAAAGCGCAAAGAGTCCCTGGAACGCTTGCTAAAAAACCCGTAA
- a CDS encoding DUF302 domain-containing protein: protein MKLFKGLLTLIGAIVVFGLAFAFVKFDLGTRIGQVAKLDSQALPEYMKMFDVVLETGDPAKGMIRRAKMNIPEGMTKEEAIANAIELMDEVAEEYGLAVVDNKIMNRKPHIQIRAYCSKTIGEKFVAYSPYFIGFMPCRIGIVEDPKTGDVYVYTMSLELMINGGHTLPKEMLQLANEVRSGMYAMLKAAEEGD, encoded by the coding sequence ATGAAACTCTTCAAAGGACTTTTAACCCTCATAGGAGCGATCGTTGTTTTCGGGCTGGCATTTGCTTTCGTTAAATTCGATCTAGGTACACGTATCGGCCAGGTTGCAAAACTTGACTCTCAGGCACTTCCCGAATACATGAAAATGTTCGATGTGGTTCTCGAGACCGGAGATCCTGCAAAAGGGATGATCAGACGTGCAAAAATGAACATTCCCGAAGGAATGACAAAAGAAGAGGCGATCGCAAATGCGATCGAACTCATGGATGAAGTAGCTGAAGAATACGGACTGGCAGTTGTGGACAACAAGATCATGAACCGCAAACCTCACATTCAGATACGGGCATACTGTTCCAAAACGATCGGCGAGAAGTTTGTTGCCTACTCTCCATACTTTATCGGTTTTATGCCATGCCGTATCGGTATTGTTGAAGATCCGAAAACCGGCGATGTATATGTTTACACCATGTCTCTTGAATTGATGATCAATGGAGGGCATACGCTTCCAAAAGAGATGCTTCAACTTGCCAATGAGGTACGCAGCGGTATGTACGCAATGCTTAAAGCTGCAGAGGAAGGTGATTAA
- a CDS encoding NAD(+) synthase yields the protein MYGYYRVAAAVNTTTVANPAKNAEEILALVKESETKEVSVVVFPELTLTGYTASDLFLNQTLLTAQNDALENILNHTEKINTIIVLGIALLEADRLYNCAVILQRGKILGVVPKSYLPNKKEFYEKRQFVTGRDIVRTTTELLGKEVPFGVDLLFSDGADMTFGVEICEDLWAVTPPSNHMASNGANLLLNLSASNELIGKHEYREELVRTQSARCMAAYVYTSSGVGESTTDTVYGGHAIISEYGTTLVQNQRFRMDSHLITADVDLEKLRWLRINESSYSDGRRKKTRTVKIENLPKISEIQREITPAPFVPSVYTDKQQRCDEIVHIQAYGLIKRMQHTNIQKAVIGISGGLDSTLALLSTWRAFEIMGWDSRNIIAVTMPGFGTTSRTKKNAVTLCKALGTTLKEVDITDISLKEFEAIGHDKDEHSVTYENVQARARTSILMNMANKEGGLVIGTGDLSEIALGWSTYNGDHMSMYALNSGIPKTLIKYVIEYFKSNEKIASVIDDILATPISPELLPHNHDKITQETEEIVGPYELHDFFLYHFIKYGAKPRKIQYLALLAFGDKYDKVTVTKWLKLFLKRFFTQQFKRSCMPDGPKVGTISLSPRADWKMPSDAEMNVWLKELEA from the coding sequence ATGTACGGATACTACCGCGTTGCCGCAGCAGTCAATACCACCACCGTAGCAAACCCCGCAAAAAATGCAGAAGAGATCCTTGCCCTTGTCAAAGAGTCCGAAACAAAAGAGGTCAGTGTCGTTGTATTTCCGGAACTTACACTTACCGGATACACTGCCAGTGACCTTTTCCTCAACCAGACACTTTTGACTGCACAAAATGATGCACTTGAAAATATATTGAACCATACTGAAAAGATCAATACGATCATCGTTCTTGGTATTGCGCTTCTTGAAGCTGACAGGCTTTATAACTGTGCTGTTATACTTCAGCGAGGAAAAATACTGGGTGTAGTCCCAAAGTCCTATCTTCCAAACAAAAAAGAGTTCTATGAAAAACGGCAGTTTGTTACAGGAAGAGATATTGTTCGTACAACAACAGAGCTTTTGGGTAAAGAGGTACCCTTTGGTGTAGACCTGCTCTTTAGCGATGGTGCCGACATGACCTTTGGTGTGGAGATATGTGAAGATCTCTGGGCAGTTACCCCTCCAAGCAACCACATGGCGAGTAATGGAGCAAACCTGCTCCTCAACCTAAGTGCGAGCAATGAACTGATAGGCAAGCATGAATACCGTGAAGAGCTGGTACGTACGCAAAGTGCCCGATGTATGGCTGCCTATGTATATACTTCATCAGGCGTAGGAGAATCTACTACCGATACAGTCTACGGCGGTCATGCCATCATCTCGGAGTATGGAACCACCCTTGTACAAAACCAGCGTTTCAGAATGGACAGCCACCTTATTACTGCTGATGTTGACCTGGAAAAACTGAGATGGCTGCGGATAAATGAATCAAGCTACAGTGACGGCAGGCGCAAAAAGACACGCACCGTCAAAATAGAAAATCTTCCGAAAATATCAGAGATACAAAGAGAGATCACTCCCGCACCTTTCGTCCCTTCCGTCTACACTGACAAACAGCAGCGTTGTGATGAGATCGTTCATATCCAGGCATACGGGCTTATCAAACGAATGCAGCATACGAATATACAAAAAGCAGTGATCGGTATCAGCGGCGGTCTTGACTCTACTCTTGCCCTGCTCTCTACATGGAGGGCTTTTGAGATCATGGGATGGGATAGCAGGAATATCATCGCCGTCACCATGCCCGGCTTTGGTACAACCAGCAGAACGAAGAAAAATGCCGTAACACTTTGCAAGGCTCTGGGAACGACACTCAAAGAGGTGGACATCACTGATATCTCACTGAAAGAGTTTGAGGCGATCGGACATGACAAAGATGAACACAGCGTGACTTACGAAAATGTACAGGCACGGGCAAGAACATCTATATTGATGAATATGGCAAACAAAGAGGGGGGACTTGTCATCGGTACGGGTGATCTAAGCGAAATAGCACTTGGATGGAGTACCTATAACGGCGATCATATGAGTATGTATGCACTTAATTCCGGCATCCCAAAAACACTTATCAAGTACGTGATCGAGTACTTTAAAAGCAATGAGAAGATCGCATCTGTTATCGATGATATACTGGCTACTCCCATCAGCCCGGAACTGCTTCCGCACAATCACGACAAGATAACACAGGAGACAGAGGAGATCGTCGGTCCGTATGAACTGCATGACTTCTTTTTATACCACTTCATCAAGTATGGAGCCAAACCCCGGAAGATACAATACCTTGCCCTTTTGGCATTTGGAGACAAATACGATAAAGTGACTGTCACCAAATGGTTGAAACTCTTTTTAAAGCGTTTCTTTACCCAACAGTTCAAGCGAAGCTGTATGCCGGACGGACCGAAAGTCGGAACGATCTCTTTAAGTCCCAGGGCAGACTGGAAAATGCCAAGTGATGCAGAGATGAATGTCTGGTTAAAAGAGCTTGAGGCGTAA
- a CDS encoding peptidylprolyl isomerase, with translation MFGSKTKRYDISQDIMETYNYAKIKTNKGDIWVKLYHEDAPNTVANFAHLANEGFYNNLKFHRVIPGFMAQGGCPHSGPTGNPAMAGTGGPGWQIDCETDTSSHPHRRGSLSMAHAGPNTGGSQFFICFVPCPHLDGVHTVFGGIEEDDTESFMVLDKIEQNDDIESIEIHAQKA, from the coding sequence ATGTTTGGAAGCAAAACAAAAAGATATGATATTTCACAAGATATTATGGAGACATACAATTACGCAAAGATCAAAACGAACAAAGGGGACATCTGGGTAAAGCTTTATCATGAAGATGCGCCGAACACTGTAGCAAACTTTGCACACCTTGCCAATGAGGGATTCTACAACAACCTCAAATTCCACAGAGTGATCCCCGGTTTTATGGCACAGGGAGGATGCCCTCACTCAGGACCTACGGGCAATCCTGCAATGGCTGGAACAGGCGGACCGGGCTGGCAGATAGACTGTGAAACAGACACAAGCAGCCATCCTCACAGACGCGGTTCACTCTCTATGGCGCATGCAGGACCAAATACCGGAGGAAGCCAGTTCTTCATCTGTTTCGTACCGTGTCCTCACCTTGATGGTGTTCACACTGTATTTGGCGGTATTGAAGAAGATGATACCGAAAGCTTCATGGTACTTGACAAGATAGAACAGAATGATGATATTGAGAGCATAGAGATCCACGCCCAAAAGGCATAA
- the pyrF gene encoding orotidine-5'-phosphate decarboxylase codes for MELCVALDLPSAEENLALAESLKDYNIWMKVGFRAYIRDGKPFIEALKSIGPDFRIFLDLKLYDIPNTMADAAEEIAKLGVDMFNIHASAGAVAMRTVMERLSAYEKRPLVLAVTALTSFDEENFRLVYEKGIDEKAEQFAKMSYANGLDGVVCSTFESRAIKNATSDDFLTLCPGIRPFGEEAGDQQRVATLDLAAKERVDFPVVGRPVYKDEDPRAKVEKILNVMATL; via the coding sequence ATGGAACTGTGTGTCGCACTCGATCTGCCTTCAGCAGAAGAGAATCTGGCTCTGGCAGAGTCGCTGAAGGACTATAATATCTGGATGAAAGTAGGGTTTCGTGCATATATACGTGACGGAAAGCCATTTATAGAAGCACTTAAGTCGATCGGTCCGGACTTCAGAATATTTCTTGATCTCAAACTCTATGACATTCCAAACACGATGGCAGATGCGGCAGAAGAGATAGCCAAACTGGGGGTCGATATGTTCAATATTCATGCCTCTGCAGGTGCTGTGGCAATGAGAACGGTCATGGAGAGGCTCTCTGCCTATGAGAAGCGTCCACTGGTATTGGCAGTGACTGCCTTGACCTCGTTTGACGAAGAGAATTTCCGTCTGGTTTATGAGAAAGGTATCGATGAGAAAGCAGAGCAGTTTGCGAAAATGAGTTATGCCAACGGTCTTGACGGAGTTGTCTGTTCGACATTTGAGAGCAGAGCGATCAAAAATGCAACATCAGATGATTTTCTGACTCTCTGTCCGGGTATAAGACCTTTCGGTGAGGAGGCAGGTGATCAGCAGAGGGTGGCGACACTGGATCTGGCTGCAAAAGAGAGGGTCGATTTTCCTGTAGTGGGAAGACCTGTCTATAAAGATGAGGATCCCCGGGCAAAAGTAGAAAAAATATTGAATGTAATGGCTACTCTGTAG